The genomic DNA CCGGTACGACCGGCAAGCCAAAAGGTGTGATCATTTCTCATCGTTCTCGAATATTGACTGGAATGGCGGCAGCTTATGAATTCAAAATTGGCGAGTCAGATGTTCATCTTGTCGCTGGACCAATTTATCATGCTGCACCATGGATTTTTCTTGTCATGCAGCTAATTGTCGGCGGCACCCTTGTTATTCACGAATCATTTAATCCAGAACAAGTACTTAAAGACATAGAAAGATATAAGATAACAAACACATTCATGGCCCCTACAATGTACAATTTCTTAATTAATACAAAAGAAGAAATTAAAACAAAACAAGATATTTCTTCTATGCGTGTGCTTATTTCGGCAGGTTCACCGCTGCCGACACAGACAAAATTGGATATTCTGGACTTTTTCAAAGATGTCGATTTGCATGAATTTTACGGTTCAACAGAAAGTGCGATCACGCTTAACATTAAGCCGAGTGACATTCGCCGTAAGGAACGCAGTGTGGGGCATCCATTTCCTTTAGTGGAATGTTTAATTTTAAATGAAGAGAAGCAGCCGGTTGCTAAAGGGGAAGTAGGAGAGCTGTACTTTAAAGCACCGTACCTATTGGACGGCTATTATAATAATCCGGATGCTGACGCCGCTTCGTTTTATAACGGTTATTTTACCGTGGGAGATATGGCGATGCAGGATGAAGACGGCTTTTTCTATATTGTAGATAGAAAAAAAGACATGTTGATCAGCGGAGGCGTCAATATTTATCCGCGTGAAATTGAGGAAGTGCTCTATTCCCATCCAGGGGTTCTCGATGTTGCAGTAATCGGTGTGCCCGACCCTGTGTGGGGAGAATCGGTAAAAGCCATTGTTGTGCCAAGAGAAGGGGCAAATCTCACAGAAGAAACGATCATTGAGTTCTGTGAAGGAAAATTGGCCGGGTATAAAAAACCAAAATCAGTAGACTTTGTCGATGAACTCCCGCGAAATCCTTCCGGGAAGATATTAAAAACAGTATTGCGAGATTCGTATTCAAATAATAAAAATGGAATATTTAAAATTAATTAATTCATCCAATTATTCTCTTGATTAACAAGGATCGCTTACTTCTCCATATGAGATATCATCCAATATAAGGGTCGGTCTCCATTGCGTTGCAGTGATGAGGGACTGGCCTTTTTTGAATTTGCTTTTAATACTGTGTATTTGGTGTAAGATTAATATAGCCAGTGGAAGATAGTTGGGGCTGTTTTTACATTCGAAGCTAATTTTCGTTGATCTGTATTAATTGCAAAACTATATACTTTTTTTTTGCAATAAACAGTTATCTGATGTTAGATTAAGAAAGTAGACACAGAGTAATAAAGTAATTGACTAAAAAATGAGTTGTTTATTTTACAAATTCACTCAGCATAAGAATATTAATCATCACTGAAAACGAACAGAAAAA from Bacillus methanolicus MGA3 includes the following:
- a CDS encoding class I adenylate-forming enzyme family protein, translating into MLTFGAVIKQNAIKYKNKPAVIFQDSIKTYDELNIRANKIANAFLNRGYQKGDKVAVMLKNHAAFVEVMAGLSKIGVVIVPINYRLVGPEVEYILQNSESRGFIISTEYENIVRTVLSRLPQLDTILLVNDASNEHMADYESFLASGNETEPDIVVDEKDTFYLGYTSGTTGKPKGVIISHRSRILTGMAAAYEFKIGESDVHLVAGPIYHAAPWIFLVMQLIVGGTLVIHESFNPEQVLKDIERYKITNTFMAPTMYNFLINTKEEIKTKQDISSMRVLISAGSPLPTQTKLDILDFFKDVDLHEFYGSTESAITLNIKPSDIRRKERSVGHPFPLVECLILNEEKQPVAKGEVGELYFKAPYLLDGYYNNPDADAASFYNGYFTVGDMAMQDEDGFFYIVDRKKDMLISGGVNIYPREIEEVLYSHPGVLDVAVIGVPDPVWGESVKAIVVPREGANLTEETIIEFCEGKLAGYKKPKSVDFVDELPRNPSGKILKTVLRDSYSNNKNGIFKIN